In Gadus macrocephalus chromosome 11, ASM3116895v1, a single genomic region encodes these proteins:
- the utp15 gene encoding U3 small nucleolar RNA-associated protein 15 homolog → MASFKPTRIQVYPKLGEKVTQDTLYWKNYKAPVQIKEFGAITSIDFSPLAPHTYAVTASTRVHIYGPFSQEPVKTFTRFKDTAYSGRFRSDGQLLVAGCEDSAVRLFDVSGRVAIRMFKGHTKAVHVADFTSHGYQILTGSDDYTCKLWDIPNSAELTSYKEHTDYIRCGITSKLNRDLFFTGSYDHTLKLFDARVDKSVMNMDHGQPVESLLLYPSEGLLVSAGGRYVKVWDLLKGGQPLVSLKNHHKTVTSLCLGSNGQRLLSASLDRHVKVYSTTNYKVVHNFDYAASILSLGLAPDDESIVVGMTNGILSIKHKRTPEDSKGAVQQKRQPAYRIFVKGKNYVPKQEDYLVSKPVRQYLAKYDKLLRKFNVSKALDEAMEQWTRLRKSEIPMAVIKELDRRGTLKNALAGRDEKELCQLLSFVIMNLVDTRFTATLTTMAEMLLDIYQSTVGMSSLVDRQLLRLQELLDKETEYQQEIMEVLGMLDVLFASAHPRKEVTLPGDGANGLAKGGIPHRPEIQAS, encoded by the exons ATGGCGTCATTCAAACCTACACGAATCCAGGTGTACCCCAAGTTGGGAGAGAAAGTCACACAGGACACTCTCTACTGGAAAAACTACAAG GCTCCAGTGCAGATAAAAGAGTTTGGAGCCATCACAAGTATAGACTTCTCGCCTTTAGCGCCACACACCTATGCTGTAACAGCTTCCACAAGG GTTCACATATATGGACCATTCTCCCAAGAGCCAGTAAAGACCTTTACACGATTTAAAGATACAGCGTACAGCGGCAGGTTCCGATCAGATGGCCAGTTGCTTGTGGCGGGGTGCGAGGACTCGGCAGTTCGGCTGTTCGATGTCAGTGGCAGGGTGGCCATCAGAATGTTCAAAGGACATACAAA GGCTGTACATGTGGCTGACTTCACCTCGCATGGCTATCAGATCCTGACGGGGTCAGATGACTATACATGCAAGCTTTGGGATATCCCCAACTCTGCTGAACTGACCTCTTACAAAGAGCATACAGATTACATCCGCTGTGGAATAACAAGCAAACTCAACAGAGATCTCTTCTTTACTG GTTCATATGACCACACTCTTAAACTGTTTGATGCAAGGGTTGACAAGAGTGTGATGAACATGGACCACGGCCAGCCTGTGGAAAGTCTTCTTCTTTATCCTTCAGAAGGACTCCTGGTCTCTGCAG GGGGCCGATATGTGAAAGTGTGGGACCTTCTGAAAGGAGGTCAGCCCCTTGTTTCTCTCAAGAACCACCATAAAACCGTCACCAGTTTGTGTCTCGGCAGCAACGGGCAGAGATTGCTGTCCGCCTCTTTGGACAG ACACGTGAAAGTGTACAGCACGACCAACTACAAAGTCGTCCACAACTTCGATTACGCCGCGTCTATCCTGAGTTTGGGCTTGGCT CCAGACGACGAGTCCATTGTCGTGGGAATGACCAATGGCATTCTGAGTATCAAACACAAGAGGACCCCTGAAGATTCAAAGGGTGCAGTTCAGCAGAAGCGCCAGCCAGCATATCGCATTTTTGTTAAGGGGAAGAATTATGTTCCTAAACAG GAAGATTACTTGGTCAGTAAGCCAGTAAGGCAATATTTGGCCAAGTATGACAAACTGCTCAGGAAGTTTAATGTGTCCAAGGCATTGGATGAAGCTATGGAG CAATGGACAAGACTCAGGAAATCTGAGATCCCAATGGCTGTGATCAAGGAGCTGGACAGAAGAGGAACCCTGAAGAACGCTCTGGCAGGGCGAGACGAAAAGGAGCTCTGCCAGTTGCTGAGCTTTGTCATAAT GAACTTGGTTGACACCAGGTTCACTGCCACCCTCACCACGATGGCTGAGATGCTCCTGGACATCTATCAGTCCACCGTCGGCATGTCGTCGCTGGTGGACCGACAACTGCTGCGTCTGCAGGAGCTGCTGGACAAGGAGACGGAGTACCAGCAGGAGATCATGGAGGTCCTGGGAATGTTGGACGTGCTGTTTGCCTCCGCCCACCCAAGGAAGGAGGTGACCCTCCCTGGTGACGGGGCCAATGGTCTGGCCAAGGGAGGGATCCCTCATCGGCCAGAAATACAGGCATCATGA